One Lachancea thermotolerans CBS 6340 chromosome F complete sequence DNA window includes the following coding sequences:
- a CDS encoding KLTH0F00638p (weakly similar to uniprot|P37020 Saccharomyces cerevisiae YJR040w) produces the protein MPFKNAAAHNDSNTFHSAMKGSSRRIRGRSSQRGGVSRAASVNLRLEGLPGPGVINEVVQGTESPHPHSKALSQLTQISSIRSPIRNAGPQDYFHINSQGSSPTKYGSTDQGRNGQESEASLYSESTQPPYLFPKFRNLTETLNSETLLPRNYYDDFTSVDWVKDYLYDVWQKQQMSALRGFTGKLKRVYGNAQDWVLITVVAFSCSLLAFFIDKAEELLVDLKRGYCKSNFFFNQQQCCASYTCANWKLWPEALRFLHGGVLRSDFMVYTFLSLILALSAAKVTLTTKYINPLAFQTDKKIFKTMYHAYGSGVPEVKTILSGFIIRKFLGTYTLFSKSIALVLAIASGLSLGKEGPYVHLATCVGNIVSRQFAKFKLNGIERRVILSASAAAGVTLAFGSPLGGVLFSLEEVSYFLPGNQLFKTFFSAIMANLFLRLLNPYGTGKAVLFEVKYSSDWQTTELFLVTIIGAIGGVFGAYFCKFASFWGSWFRSKSFIREKHLREVALIALLTAALTFPNSYTNISVAELLANLASPCFSPDDFTGKHGLCPVDRKSFPSEIVPLSYALIVKIVLTSITFGVKVPAGIYVPSMVIGALFGRIFATWFEHLASLYPNFFVFTQICNKSGLEGVCIDMGIYAMISAGAFMAGVTRMNVTLAIIIFELTSSYNYVVPISIAIAVSNLVAHVIEPQSLYEMLMRKNDLPFLDNRKVRDFRNHDGLREIVSTLKQGNGNIYVNLSEQKAFSSAVLREHLSNLQKEGLVDGCIPIINNGKLAGVLPAPELELALDKLKCFADEFKLTQDLKVRLLEVDTSIPSRGGDKNFTSPIESFPNLTSQEEWLAVNEILEKLCDLTPIVEKFPIMLDLNSSPSLVELIFTKLGNRFISVLDGDEFVGLVHRKHFIDYCRDKAIL, from the coding sequence ATGCCGTTTAAAAACGCCGCAGCCCACAATGATTCCAATACTTTTCATTCTGCTATGAAAGGAAGCAGCCGCAGGATAAGAGGACGCAGTTCTCAAAGGGGCGGTGTTTCGAGAGCAGCTTCGGTTAACTTGCGCCTAGAAGGACTTCCAGGCCCTGGTGTTATAAACGAAGTCGTTCAAGGGACGGAATCACCGCATCCACACTCCAAGGCACTGTCACAGCTCACTCAGATATCGAGCATTCGCTCACCCATCAGAAATGCTGGGCCTCAAGATTATTTTCACATTAACTCTCAAGGCTCTTCCCCCACGAAGTACGGCAGTACAGACCAGGGCCGTAATGGACAGGAATCTGAGGCTAGCCTTTATAGTGAGAGCACACAGCCGCCTTATttatttccaaaatttcgcAACTTGACTGAAACTCTCAATTCTGAGACCTTGCTACCTCGCAATTACTATGATGATTTCACCAGTGTGGACTGGGTCAAGGACTACCTTTATGATGTCTGGCAAAAGCAGCAAATGTCAGCTTTGAGGGGATTTACTGGCAAGTTAAAAAGGGTATACGGAAATGCTCAGGACTGGGTACTTATTACAGTGGTTGCTTTTAGCTGTTCCCTTTTAGCATTTTTCATAGACAAGGCCGAGGAGCTTTTGGTTGACCTAAAACGAGGTTACTGTaaatcaaacttttttttcaatcaGCAACAGTGCTGTGCCAGTTATACATGTGCAAATTGGAAATTATGGCCTGAAGCTCTTAGATTCCTTCATGGTGGTGTACTGCGTTCTGATTTTATGGTTTACACATTCCTTAGCCTGATATTAGCGCTCTCGGCAGCGAAAGTCACATTGACGACGAAATATATCAACCCCTTGGCCTTTCAAACCGATAAGAAgatattcaaaacaatGTATCATGCTTATGGTAGCGGAGTTCCTGAGGTTAAAACAATTCTTTCGGGTTTCATCAtaagaaaatttttgggCACTTACACactcttctcaaaatcaatcGCGTTAGTTCTTGCTATTGCGTCAGGATTGTCTTTGGGCAAGGAGGGACCATATGTTCATCTTGCTACATGCGTTGGAAACATCGTTAGTAGACAATTCGCAAAGTTCAAACTTAACGGGATTGAGAGGCGCGTAATACTGTCAgcctctgctgctgcaggtgTCACTCTGGCATTCGGTTCCCCGCTTGGTGGCGTCTTATTTtcacttgaagaagtcagTTATTTTCTACCAGGAAatcagctcttcaaaaccttcttttcTGCTATTATGGCAAATTTATTTTTGCGCCTACTGAACCCTTATGGGACTGGGAAAGCAGTTTTATTTGAGGTCAAGTACTCTTCTGACTGGCAGACTACAGAACTTTTTTTGGTCACAATCATCGGTGCTATCGGTGGCGTGTTCGGAGCCTACTTTTGCAAGTTCGCGTCTTTTTGGGGAAGCTGGTTCAGGAGCAAAAGCTTTATTCGTGAAAAGCATCTCCGGGAAGTTGCGTTAATAGCTCTTTTAACAGCAGCGCTCACATTTCCCAATTCTTATACGAACATCTCAGTTGCAGAACTACTGGCAAACCTTGCGTCGCCGTGCTTCTCTCCTGACGACTTCACCGGAAAACATGGACTATGCCCAGTTGATAGAAAGTCATTTCCAAGTGAGATCGTTCCCCTTTCTTACGCTCTTATTGTCAAAATTGTGCTAACTAGCATAACATTTGGAGTCAAGGTCCCTGCGGGTATATATGTGCCTTCGATGGTGATAGGTGCCTTATTTGGAAGGATTTTTGCAACATGGTTTGAACACCTAGCAAGTCTCTATCccaacttttttgttttcacTCAAATTTGCAACAAATCAGGCTTAGAAGGCGTTTGCATAGACATGGGGATATATGCCATGATTTCTGCCGGAGCTTTTATGGCTGGCGTCACTAGAATGAACGTGACCCTTGCGATCATTATCTTTGAATTAACGTCTTCTTATAATTATGTGGTGCCAATATCAATTGCTATCGCTGTCTCAAACTTAGTTGCGCATGTAATCGAGCCACAATCCCTTTATGAGATGCTTATGAGAAAGAACGACCTGCCCTTTTTGGATAATCGAAAGGTTCGCGACTTTAGGAACCACGATGGCTTGAGAGAAATAGTTTCGACATTGAAACAAGGCAATGGGAACATTTACGTCAACCTCagtgaacaaaaagccTTTTCATCTGCAGTCCTTAGAGAACACTTGAgcaatcttcaaaaggaGGGCCTCGTTGATGGTTGCATACCCATAATTAATAATGGTAAGTTGGCTGGCGTCTTGCCGGCTCCGGAACTTGAACTGGCATTGGATAAACTCAAATGCTTCGCTGATGAGTTCAAATTAACTCAGGACTTGAAGGTTCGGTTATTAGAGGTTGATACCAGCATTCCCAGCAGGGGGGGTGATAAAAACTTTACCAGCCCCATTGAATCTTTTCCAAATCTCACTAGTCAAGAAGAATGGCTTGCTGTTAATGAAATTCTTGAGAAATTATGCGATTTGACACCCattgttgagaagttcCCTATAATGCTAGACCTCAACTCTTCTCCTTCGCTAGTGGAGCTTATATTTACTAAGTTGGGCAACCGATTCATATCAGTATTAGACGGTGATGAGTTCGTGGGCTTAGTTCACAGAAAACACTTCATTGACTATTGTCGAGACAAGGCTATACTTTAG
- a CDS encoding KLTH0F00594p (conserved hypothetical protein), with translation MITLRISSRTTPQGLQRDDLKARLIYQSMARSTEEKIAELQNLYPDYGVDGLLDVLVSCGGSLKRSAQLLGDTTTPESSSKRFKSRQQQTLNRFLDVRLLPKAAIKTNGSKASRPIELHSKEDVESTLKYCTYHPNVLPLELANKLLEALSKDTSFKPNEFYLFGNKCISNCKSRIFLPENRIEPFYYNGKRVESYSTYSDEIMMAQILVEELVNDVLSQRTALPFQVEAGKWEVQAVLSNSYSRDSNLDWHSDRLTNIGPHAIIASLSLGFTREFRVRRVHPSNSSTYSLRPQHNSLIIMHAGFQEEYKHCVPFLPKNCNIPAEDVHPISNDVRVNLTFRNYALTTKVFCKLCGFPMDLRRSFKDPSKRGLYIFQCSKSYTEENSFKEGRECKGFAFACFKKKPPFTEFETDGSRWIADDDLEAKQAQRQLK, from the coding sequence ATGATCACGCTTCGTATCTCATCCAGAACCACGCCCCAAGGATTACAGAGGGATGATCTCAAGGCCAGACTCATTTATCAAAGCATGGCTCGGAGCACCGAAGAGAAGATAGCTGAACTGCAGAACTTATACCCGGACTATGGCGTGGACGGTTTACTGGACGTTCTTGTTAGCTGTGGCGGCTCGTTAAAGAGATCAGCTCAGTTGTTAGGCGACACTACAACACCAGAGTCTTCGTCCAAGAGATTCAAGTCGAGACAACAGCAAACCCTCAACCGGTTTCTCGACGTGAGGTTATTACCAAAGGCAGCTATTAAAACAAATGGGTCCAAAGCATCACGTCCTATAGAGCTTCACTCTAAAGAAGATGTTGAGTCAACACTCAAATATTGCACATACCACCCAAACGTGCTTCCGCTCGAACTTGCGAACAAGCTGCTTGAGGCGCTTTCGAAAGATACATCTTTCAAACCTAATGAATTCTATCTTTTCGGAAACAAATGTATTTCTAACTGCAAGTCTCGTATCTTTCTTCCTGAAAATCGTATTGAGCCTTTCTACTACAACGGGAAGCGGGTTGAAAGCTACAGTACATACTCCGATGAGATCATGATGGCGCAGATCCTGGTTGAGGAACTAGTCAATGATGTACTCTCTCAAAGGACAGCACTTCCATTCCAGGTCGAGGCAGGAAAATGGGAGGTCCAAGCAGTTCTTTCAAACTCCTACAGTAGAGACAGCAACCTGGATTGGCATTCAGACCGCCTAACTAACATTGGGCCTCACGCTATCATAGCGTCTTTGTCATTAGGGTTCACGCGTGAGTTCAGGGTCCGTAGAGTACATCCTTCGAACTCCTCAACATATTCGCTGCGCCCTCAACACAACTCTTTAATAATTATGCATGCCGGTTTCCAAGAGGAGTACAAGCACTGCGTTCCGTTTTTACCTAAGAACTGCAATATTCCGGCTGAGGACGTTCATCCAATCTCAAACGACGTGCGAGTTAACTTGACTTTTCGCAATTACGCATTAACCACTAAGGTTTTCTGTAAATTATGCGGCTTCCCCATGGATCTCAGGAGGTCATTCAAAGACCCTTCTAAGAGAGGTCTGTACATTTTCCAGTGTTCCAAGAGCTACACGGAAGAAAACAGCTTTAAAGAGGGAAGAGAATGCAAGGGATTTGCATTTgcatgcttcaaaaaaaaaccccCATTCACAGAGTTTGAAACCGACGGTTCCCGTTGGATCGCGGACGATGATTTAGAAGCGAAACAGGCCCAGCGTCAACTTAAGTAG
- a CDS encoding KLTH0F00572p (conserved hypothetical protein) — MDTHPGKSRPLSKRGSRSCPDKPSTLEGQGKNIESALVSGLETIAGIFDDLQLLRSFGVIGENNVFYQKLNKSGFCSKAWLVSLTLSSRRNASDIINLAISRSRLKREQAEFMRRPVNPVRKVLNAKVTARIQEINQKLILVALELIQNIGYLTLVAADVLAFGLTEKWKRLLERVSSIFAIARLLFSGFSSLTP, encoded by the coding sequence ATGGACACACATCCAGGCAAATCGCGGCCCTTGAGCAAGAGAGGGAGTCGATCATGCCCTGACAAGCCCTCGACCCTGGAAGGGCAAGGTAAGAATATCGAAAGCGCTCTGGTTTCTGGACTTGAAACAATTGCGGGTATATTCGATGATCTCCAGTTATTACGAAGTTTTGGAGTCATTGGTGAAAACAACGttttttatcaaaaactgaatAAAAGTGgcttttgttcaaaagcatgGCTGGTGTCTCTCACTCTATCTTCTCGAAGAAATGCCAGTGACATTATCAACCTAGCAATTTCGAGGTCTAGGTTAAAACGGGAACAAGCCGAATTCATGAGACGCCCTGTAAACCCTGTCCGTAAGGTTTTAAACGCCAAAGTAACCGCTAGAATCCAAGAAATTAATCAGAAACTCATTTTGGTAGCTCTCGAATTGATACAAAATATAGGTTATTTGACTTTAGTCGCTGCCGATGTGCTTGCATTCGGGCTCACAGAAAAGTGGAAAAGATTGCTGGAAAGAGTTTCAAGCATATTCGCAATTGCAAGGCTTCTATTTTCAGGATTTTCCTCTTTAACGCCGTGA
- a CDS encoding KLTH0F00616p (conserved hypothetical protein), which translates to MELQSKRSHSALGACQEGLPLKRRVLNLAPSPVSMSSRTNIPRSSFLLSKNSTSEEDNEAYDSDFSKKPAVHFKTAPTVDSTLIDAVSKYSESEKEAPEDVGRANAGAATDPHEGLDSSYLLERRRSLSRHPSFSSSSRKQTVPRSDSVAQERCFDYLLQSIDEVWARYCNTTATAEAKVYDNLSKPQRALDPYTESHDDSFARKSSTPVTPRYQRVLSFASVNNFSDEDSDDTSGYKSEITNPTEYETDCDYRKISNLPDSIRLQSLKDRLCRAKNDLEDLHDSNSFDDCVRFWRRWDMIKYSAVEMMEEDDDDDIIESVIEELERGRCIVN; encoded by the coding sequence ATGGAGCTTCAGAGCAAACGCTCACACTCAGCTTTAGGCGCGTGCCAAGAAGGGCTGCCACTGAAGCGCAGAGTTCTCAACTTAGCGCCCTCCCCGGTTAGCATGTCAAGCCGCACCAACATCCCGCGATCCTCGTTCCTACTGTCGAAAAATTCAACGAGTGAGGAAGACAATGAGGCTTACGACAGCgatttttccaaaaagcccGCTGTCCATTTTAAGACTGCTCCAACCGTCGACTCTACACTAATAGATGCGGTATCTAAATACTCCGAGAGCGAGAAAGAAGCGCCAGAAGATGTTGGAAGGGCTAACGCCGGAGCTGCCACGGACCCTCATGAGGGTTTGGATAGCAGTTACCTGCTCGAAAGACGTCGGTCGCTCTCTAGGCACCCTTCTTTTTCGTCAAGCAGCCGCAAGCAAACCGTGCCAAGATCAGATTCTGTCGCACAAGAGAGGTGTTTCGACTACCTTTTGCAATCTATTGACGAAGTTTGGGCCCGTTATTGTAATACAACAGCAACCGCTGAGGCAAAAGTATACGACAATTTGAGTAAACCCCAACGTGCTCTTGACCCATACACAGAGTCCCACGATGATTCGTTTGCTCGTAAGTCTTCAACTCCCGTTACACCACGCTATCAACGGGTTCTATCTTTTGCGTCCGTTAACAATTTCTCCGACGAAGATAGCGATGATACAAGCGGGTACAAGTCAGAGATCACCAATCCAACAGAATATGAAACTGATTGTGACTACCGCAAGATTTCAAACCTTCCAGATTCTATTCGTTTGCAATCGCTCAAGGATAGGCTGTGCCGCGCAAAAAACGACCTAGAGGACTTGCACGACTCGAACTCATTTGACGATTGTGTAAGGTTTTGGCGACGTTGGGATATGATCAAATACAGCGCTGTTGAGATGATGgaggaagatgatgacgatgacatTATCGAATCTGtcattgaagaacttgaaaggGGCCGCTGCATTGTAAATTGA